TCTTCCCACTACAGGCAAAGGCATTCTCTTTCTCGATGAGTTGACCTCCGCGCCGCAGATGACCCAGGCTGGCTGCTATCAGCTAGTGCTTGATCGCAGGCTCGGCGAGTATGTGCTGCCTGACGGCTGGGTGGTCATCGCAGCCGGGAATCCTGCCTCCGAGCGTGGCGTTCACTTCGCGATGCCACGACCGCTTCGCAACCGGTTCGTGCATTTAGACCTTGAACCTGATCTCGACGACTGGTGCCGTTGGGCGGTGAAGGCCCAAGTCCGTCCCGAGATCATCGCCTTTCTCCGCTTCAAGCCTGAGTTTCTGCATACGGCGGACGCGACGTCGGACGCCAACGCTTGGCCCACTCCGCGTTCCTGGGAGATGGCCTCACAGGTGCTTTGCGGTATCGCCCGTCGTCAGAAGACGCAGTTTCTCTCGGGGGCCAGCGAGTTTGAGGCGCAACTCCTGGATGGAACCGTGGGGCCGGCAGCGGCTTCGGAGCTTGTCGCATTCATTCGGCTGTTTCGACAGTTGCCTTCGATCGACGAGATCCTTCTGAACCCCACGATGGCGCCGCTTCCCACGGAGCCTTCCGCGCAAATCGCCATTGCTACAGCCCTGGGAAGGGCCATGAGCGACACCTCGGTAGGGAGAGCAATCGCGTATCTCGACCGAATGCCAACCGAAATGCGGGTGATGGCAATGCGCGACGCGGCGGCGCGGGACACCGCCATAACCCACACTCCAGAATTCGTTCGCTTCGGAGTGGAATGCCGGGAGGCCATCCAATGATTACAGAAAAGGCAATGCTCG
This DNA window, taken from Terriglobia bacterium, encodes the following:
- a CDS encoding MoxR family ATPase produces the protein MKPLKLYEALHALIGERVPLHIWGACGVGKSQIVAQVANDLDYDFLDVRAVQLDPVDLRGLPRIAEDQTEWVPPKFLPTTGKGILFLDELTSAPQMTQAGCYQLVLDRRLGEYVLPDGWVVIAAGNPASERGVHFAMPRPLRNRFVHLDLEPDLDDWCRWAVKAQVRPEIIAFLRFKPEFLHTADATSDANAWPTPRSWEMASQVLCGIARRQKTQFLSGASEFEAQLLDGTVGPAAASELVAFIRLFRQLPSIDEILLNPTMAPLPTEPSAQIAIATALGRAMSDTSVGRAIAYLDRMPTEMRVMAMRDAAARDTAITHTPEFVRFGVECREAIQ